In Fundulus heteroclitus isolate FHET01 chromosome 18, MU-UCD_Fhet_4.1, whole genome shotgun sequence, a single genomic region encodes these proteins:
- the p2ry2.1 gene encoding P2Y purinoceptor 2 — translation MAHSDLSMTNHTNNSCVFNENFKFILLPVSYALVFVVGLALNATALFVIVFRTKHWKPSTIYMFNLTMCDTLYIFTLPFLIYYYADENDWPFSEPFCKLIRFLFYANLYGSILFLCCISLHRFVGICHPVRSLSWVSARRARLVSVAVWAFVLFCQAPVLYFSRTRDQKTERVCYDTTSPELFDDFLVYSSVVSVLMFALPFMVVMVCYGLMVRKLLEPHWGSDHGAEGGGGGRTAQRSKQKSVKMIIIVLAAFMLCFLPFHLTRSLYYSFRYLRQVNPSQISCSLLESASVAYKVTRPLASANSCVDPILYFLAGQDARSNLTKKTKLSSLKPTMTRCLTTKL, via the exons ATGGCCCACTCTGACCTCAGCATGACCAACCATACCAACAACAGCTGTGTGTTTAACGAAAACTTTAAGTTCATTCTCCTTCCCGTCAGCTATGCTCTGGTCTTTGTCGTTGGCCTGGCATTGAACGCCACGGCTCTCTTTGTGATCGTGTTCCGCACCAAGCACTGGAAGCCCTCCACCATCTACATGTTCAACCTGACGATGTGCGACACGCTCTACATCTTTACCCTGCCCTTCCTCATCTACTACTACGCCGACGAGAACGACTGGCCCTTCAGTGAGCCGTTCTGCAAGCTGATACGCTTCCTGTTTTACGCCAACTTGTATG GTTCTATATTGTTCCTGTGCTGCATCAGTCTCCATCGGTTCGTCGGTATCTGCCACCCCGTCCGCTCCCTCAGCTGGGTCAGTGCTCGTCGGGCCAGGCTGGTGTCGGTGGCGGTGTGGGCCTTCGTCTTATTCTGCCAGGCTCCAGTTCTCTACTTCTCCAGAACAAG GGATCAAAAGACAGAGCGAGTCTGCTACGACACCACCAGTCCGGAGCTTTTCGACGACTTCCTGGTGTACAGCTCCGTTGTGTCGGTGCTGATGTTTGCCCTGCCCTTCATGGTGGTGATGGTTTGCTACGGCCTCATGGTCCGGAAGCTTCTGGAGCCCCACTGGGGGTCTGACCACGGGGCTGAAGGTGGAGGAGGGGGTCGAACGGCCCAACGGTCCAAGCAGAAGTCGGTgaagatgattattattgtgCTGGCAGCGTTCATGCTGTGCTTCCTGCCGTTCCACCTCACCCGGAGTCTGTACTACTCATTTAGATACCTGAGACAGGTCAATCCGTCACAG ATCAGCTGCTCTTTGCTGGAGTCTGCCAGCGTGGCCTACAAGGTGACGCGGCCATTGGCTAGCGCCAACAGCTGCGTGGACCCCATCCTTTACTTCCTGGCGGGGCAGGATGCTCGCAGCAATCTCACCAAGAAGACCAAACTGTCCTCACTGAAACCCACAATGACTCGGTGCCTGACAACAAAACTCTGA